A window of the Helianthus annuus cultivar XRQ/B chromosome 4, HanXRQr2.0-SUNRISE, whole genome shotgun sequence genome harbors these coding sequences:
- the LOC110933491 gene encoding uncharacterized protein LOC110933491: MTSFLNKGLQHLLHLYNDACGTVALHEARIKQLETTVADQGAIAEAKSRHYEDKLKKVTQDAELKLATMQMDHDQAMINFREGIKTSAIVSLLQARIKMAYEAKETGLVCPSWPIESWVAKLKELGGKAVPLPSEAGESSKSAEVADQAGDKKDAGADACEDAGQDAGEDAEHIINVSR; the protein is encoded by the exons atgacatccttccttaacaag ggcctccagcatttgcTCCACTTGTACAATGATGCATGTGGTACCGTCGCACTTCATGAAGCCAGGATCAAGCAGCTTGAAACTACTGTTGccgaccaaggtgccattgctgaagcgaaGAGTCGGCACTATGAGGATAAGCTGAAAAAGGTCACTCAGGATGCCGAGCTCAAATTGGCCACCATGCAAATGGATCATGATCAGGccatgatcaatttccgggaaggaatcaagacttctgctattgtctccctgttacaagcacgcatcaagatggcttatgaggccaaggagacaggtcttgtttgtccatcctggccaattgaatcctgggtggccaagttgaaggagcttggaggcaaAGCTGTGCCACTCCCATCTGAAGCCGGTGAATCTTCCAAGTCAGCGGAGGTGGCagatcaggctggagacaagaaggatgccgGAGCGGATGCTTGTGAGGATGCTGGacaggatgctggtgaggatgctg AACATATTATAAATGTATCCCGGTAA